Proteins from one Patescibacteria group bacterium genomic window:
- a CDS encoding site-specific integrase yields the protein MRWNEIDWDNKIWTIPASRAKNEQEHCLPLSGIALELLQEAKKHTGDSSYVFPSTSDLPMRRAPIGRAVKRHHREWNLDRFTPHDLRRTARTKLAEIGVSDIVAERVLNHKQQGVQAIYNRHRYLEEMREALELWGKALLKIVNEEDCDGDKWRQILRELKSGGSMMPISQ from the coding sequence ATGCGTTGGAACGAAATTGACTGGGATAACAAAATTTGGACTATTCCTGCTAGCAGAGCGAAGAACGAGCAAGAGCATTGCTTGCCACTAAGTGGCATTGCCCTTGAATTGCTTCAAGAGGCGAAAAAACATACAGGGGATAGTAGTTATGTCTTTCCCTCAACATCAGACCTGCCGATGCGACGCGCTCCTATTGGCCGAGCTGTTAAACGTCACCATAGAGAATGGAATTTGGACCGATTCACCCCCCATGATTTACGCCGCACAGCACGCACTAAATTAGCTGAGATAGGCGTGAGTGATATTGTTGCTGAACGCGTATTGAATCATAAGCAACAGGGCGTACAAGCCATTTACAACCGACATAGGTACCTTGAAGAAATGCGCGAAGCATTAGAGCTATGGGGAAAAGCACTATTGAAAATTGTAAATGAAGAGGACTGCGATGGTGATAAGTGGCGGCAGATATTACGTGAGCTA